In one Melaminivora jejuensis genomic region, the following are encoded:
- a CDS encoding type II toxin-antitoxin system VapC family toxin produces the protein MISLLLDTSYLITLADPARAQHGVAVQYLRQALAHGCPLYRSAIVASEFQVGQAVTDLPLRTFHVLPFNIDHAMTAGNFMRALQRDPADDRVAVKDDIKLLAQMACESISHILTEDANTLVKYLDRLRGRALLDAQAIVLAQGFDMSWFQGGQRPLLD, from the coding sequence TTGATCTCCCTGCTGCTGGATACCAGCTATCTCATCACCCTGGCCGACCCTGCGCGAGCGCAGCATGGCGTCGCCGTGCAGTACCTGCGTCAGGCTCTGGCGCACGGCTGCCCGCTGTATCGGTCGGCCATCGTCGCCTCGGAATTCCAGGTGGGGCAGGCTGTGACGGATCTGCCGCTGCGCACCTTCCATGTGCTGCCGTTCAACATCGACCACGCCATGACTGCCGGCAATTTCATGCGCGCCCTGCAACGTGACCCGGCGGATGACCGGGTGGCAGTGAAGGACGACATCAAGCTGCTGGCACAGATGGCGTGCGAGTCGATCTCCCACATCCTGACGGAGGATGCCAACACCCTGGTGAAATACCTGGATCGCCTGCGTGGGCGCGCCCTGCTCGACGCCCAGGCCATCGTGTTGGCCCAGGGCTTTGATATGTCCTGGTTCCAGGGTGGGCAGAGGCCCTTGCTGGACTGA
- a CDS encoding HD-GYP domain-containing protein yields the protein MLKRIRTEELALGMYVHEFCGSWMHHPFWRTGFLLQEPQDLARIRATGLREVWIDLARGQDVAQPTPHAPAAAQGASARPVQPALADAKPGTCGCALALHPASLQQEAARAAQICRRARQAVLSMFQQARMGQAIDAGAATELVQEIADSVARNPGALISLARLKTADDYTYMHSVAVCALMTALARQLRLDEGQVRSAGLAGLMHDLGKAAVPLQVLNKPGRLSDAEFAQIRHHARRGWELLKASGVSDEQVLDACLHHHERMDGKGYPDGLHGAQLGLFARMAAICDVYDAITSDRCYKRGWDPAEAIRQMTAWTGSHLDARLFQAFVKTVGIYPIGSLVRLESGRLAVVVQQGGGTLLAPQVRAFFSLKSDLRIPPELIDLAAAGCTERIAAREDPARWNFPDLHSLWSGLQGAPWQGAADGAPAALSGTTF from the coding sequence ATGCTCAAGCGAATCCGCACCGAGGAACTGGCCCTGGGCATGTATGTGCATGAGTTCTGCGGCTCCTGGATGCACCACCCTTTCTGGCGCACGGGTTTTTTGCTGCAAGAGCCGCAGGATCTGGCGCGCATCCGCGCCACCGGGCTGCGCGAGGTGTGGATCGACCTGGCGCGCGGCCAGGATGTCGCGCAGCCCACGCCGCACGCGCCGGCTGCAGCGCAGGGCGCCAGCGCCCGGCCCGTGCAACCCGCGCTGGCGGACGCCAAGCCGGGCACCTGCGGCTGCGCCTTGGCGCTCCACCCGGCCAGCCTGCAGCAAGAGGCCGCGCGCGCCGCGCAGATCTGCCGCCGCGCCCGCCAGGCCGTGCTATCCATGTTCCAGCAGGCGCGCATGGGCCAGGCCATCGACGCCGGCGCGGCCACCGAGCTGGTGCAGGAGATTGCCGACTCGGTGGCGCGCAATCCCGGCGCGCTGATCAGTCTGGCGCGGCTCAAGACCGCCGACGACTACACCTACATGCACAGCGTGGCCGTGTGCGCGCTGATGACGGCGCTGGCGCGCCAGTTGCGCCTGGACGAGGGCCAGGTGCGCAGCGCCGGCCTGGCCGGCCTGATGCACGACCTGGGCAAGGCGGCGGTGCCGCTGCAGGTGCTCAACAAGCCGGGCCGGCTGAGCGATGCCGAGTTTGCCCAGATCAGGCACCACGCGCGCCGGGGCTGGGAGCTACTCAAGGCGTCCGGCGTGAGCGACGAGCAGGTGCTGGACGCCTGCCTGCACCACCACGAGCGCATGGACGGCAAAGGCTATCCCGACGGCCTGCACGGCGCGCAGCTGGGCCTTTTCGCCCGCATGGCGGCCATTTGCGATGTCTATGACGCCATCACGTCCGATCGCTGCTACAAGCGGGGCTGGGATCCCGCCGAGGCCATCCGCCAGATGACCGCCTGGACGGGCAGCCACCTGGACGCGCGGCTGTTCCAGGCCTTCGTCAAGACCGTGGGCATCTATCCCATAGGCTCGCTGGTGCGCCTGGAGTCGGGGCGGCTGGCGGTGGTGGTGCAGCAAGGCGGCGGCACGCTGCTGGCGCCGCAGGTCAGGGCCTTCTTCTCGCTCAAGTCCGACCTGCGCATCCCGCCCGAGCTGATCGACCTGGCCGCCGCCGGCTGCACCGAGCGCATCGCCGCGCGCGAAGACCCGGCGCGCTGGAATTTCCCCGACCTGCACAGCCTGTGGAGCGGCCTGCAGGGCGCGCCCTGGCAGGGCGCTGCCGACGGCGCCCCGGCAGCCCTGTCCGGCACAACATTCTGA
- a CDS encoding GGDEF domain-containing protein has translation MDAAFIWDKSFITDLPDVDEQHQELVALFNEIQRALFAPADASREAQVGDVYKRLLAYTEYHFREEEELMQRIGLDERHLELHRNLHLQFVEQIHLLWAQRAHWSDAGTPLVGFLTSWLGLHILGVDQSMARQIAAIECGTSPGEAFESERDAHDKGTQVLLKMIGRLYAVLSTQNAQLARANENLEERVAQRTRELEQLNARLHALSRTDALMGIANRAHFNERLEQVCAQARRAQRPLALVMIDVDHFKRYNDYYGHPQGDACLQAVARAVGGCVQRETDLLARYGGEELVAILTETDERGALEVAMRMLQAVRNLQLAHADAPLGWVTISAGVHVGVPPVDGPAGNGSAAMVARADAALYRAKQQGRDRCVVESGI, from the coding sequence ATGGATGCTGCCTTTATCTGGGACAAGAGTTTCATCACCGACCTGCCCGATGTGGACGAGCAGCACCAGGAGCTGGTGGCCCTGTTCAACGAGATCCAGCGCGCCCTGTTCGCCCCGGCCGATGCCAGCCGGGAGGCGCAGGTGGGTGACGTGTACAAGCGGCTGCTGGCCTATACCGAATACCACTTCCGCGAAGAGGAAGAGCTGATGCAGCGCATCGGCCTGGACGAGCGCCACCTGGAGCTGCACCGCAACCTGCACCTGCAATTCGTCGAGCAGATCCACCTGCTGTGGGCGCAGCGCGCGCACTGGAGCGACGCCGGCACGCCGCTGGTGGGCTTTCTGACCTCCTGGCTGGGCCTGCACATCCTGGGCGTGGATCAGTCCATGGCGCGCCAGATCGCCGCCATCGAGTGCGGCACCAGCCCGGGCGAGGCCTTCGAGAGCGAGCGCGACGCGCACGACAAGGGCACGCAGGTGCTGCTCAAGATGATTGGCCGGCTGTATGCCGTGCTGTCCACGCAGAACGCGCAACTGGCGCGCGCCAACGAAAACCTGGAAGAGCGCGTGGCCCAGCGCACGCGCGAGCTGGAGCAGCTCAACGCCCGGCTGCACGCGCTGTCGCGCACCGATGCGCTGATGGGCATTGCCAACCGGGCGCACTTCAACGAGCGCCTGGAGCAGGTCTGCGCCCAGGCCCGGCGCGCGCAGCGGCCCCTGGCGCTGGTCATGATCGATGTCGATCATTTCAAGCGCTACAACGACTATTACGGCCACCCGCAGGGCGATGCCTGCCTGCAGGCGGTGGCGCGCGCCGTGGGCGGTTGCGTGCAGCGCGAGACCGATTTGCTGGCGCGCTACGGCGGCGAGGAGCTGGTGGCCATCCTGACTGAGACCGACGAGCGCGGCGCCTTGGAGGTGGCCATGCGCATGTTGCAGGCGGTGCGCAACCTGCAGCTGGCGCACGCCGATGCGCCGCTGGGCTGGGTGACCATCAGCGCCGGCGTCCATGTCGGTGTGCCGCCCGTCGATGGCCCGGCCGGCAACGGCTCGGCGGCCATGGTGGCGCGCGCCGATGCGGCGCTGTACCGCGCCAAGCAGCAAGGGCGCGACCGCTGCGTGGTCGAGTCCGGCATTTGA
- the queA gene encoding tRNA preQ1(34) S-adenosylmethionine ribosyltransferase-isomerase QueA, producing the protein MADADCTYTLGDFDFALPESLIAQHPTPERSASRLLDGRALPPADRIFRELPALLAPGDLLVFNDTRVLRARLFGEKASGGRLELLIERVLAGGEVVAHMKVSKKPRVGDAIHLAGGLARGGFDAVLLSRWPDRDGPLFRLALRAPNGETAHELMQRHGHLPLPPYIERQQAGGHDADAAEDEQRYQTVFAARPGAVAAPTAALHFDAGVLAQLAERGIHTASVTLHVGAGTFQPVKTENLAEHRMHSEWYDIPPATLAALERCRQRAGRVVAVGTTTVRTLESWAQSGRTTGETDIFITPGFAFQVVDLLVTNFHLPRSTLMMLVSAFAGYEHVMALYRHAVAQHYRFFSYGDAMLLERQP; encoded by the coding sequence ATGGCCGACGCCGACTGCACCTACACCCTGGGCGATTTCGATTTCGCCCTGCCCGAGTCTCTCATCGCCCAGCACCCCACCCCCGAGCGCAGCGCCTCGCGCCTGCTCGATGGCCGCGCGCTGCCCCCTGCCGACCGCATCTTCCGCGAGTTGCCCGCGCTGCTGGCGCCGGGTGACCTGCTGGTCTTCAACGACACGCGCGTGCTGCGTGCGCGCCTGTTTGGCGAGAAGGCCAGCGGCGGGCGGCTGGAGCTGCTGATCGAGCGCGTGCTGGCCGGCGGCGAGGTCGTGGCGCACATGAAGGTCAGCAAGAAGCCGCGCGTGGGCGATGCCATCCACCTGGCCGGCGGCCTGGCGCGCGGCGGCTTCGACGCCGTGCTGCTCTCGCGCTGGCCTGATCGGGACGGCCCGCTGTTTCGCCTGGCGCTGCGCGCACCGAATGGCGAGACGGCGCACGAGCTGATGCAGCGCCACGGCCACCTGCCGCTGCCGCCCTACATCGAGCGCCAGCAGGCCGGCGGCCACGATGCCGACGCCGCCGAGGATGAGCAGCGCTACCAGACCGTGTTCGCCGCCCGCCCCGGCGCCGTGGCCGCGCCCACCGCCGCGCTGCACTTCGACGCCGGCGTGCTGGCGCAGCTGGCCGAGCGCGGCATCCACACGGCCAGCGTGACGCTGCACGTGGGCGCCGGCACCTTCCAGCCCGTCAAGACCGAGAACCTGGCCGAGCACCGGATGCACAGCGAGTGGTACGACATCCCGCCCGCCACCCTGGCCGCCCTGGAGCGCTGCCGCCAGCGCGCTGGCCGGGTGGTGGCGGTGGGCACGACCACGGTGCGCACGCTCGAATCCTGGGCGCAAAGCGGCCGCACCACGGGCGAAACCGACATCTTCATCACGCCGGGCTTTGCCTTCCAGGTGGTCGATCTGCTGGTGACCAACTTCCACTTGCCCAGAAGCACGCTGATGATGCTGGTCAGCGCCTTTGCCGGCTACGAGCACGTCATGGCGCTGTACCGGCACGCGGTGGCGCAGCACTACCGCTTCTTCAGCTACGGCGACGCCATGCTGCTGGAGCGCCAGCCATGA
- a CDS encoding uracil-DNA glycosylase, with amino-acid sequence MQNQPSGHEATQLHSADPADWPVAPLWQPLVDDFFASERGQALLAFLRARLDAGAVIFPPQPLRALQLTPPGAVRVVILGQDPYHGRGQAEGLAFSVQPGVRIPPSLRNIFKELQRDLGVPPPPFPAPGGSLVKWAKGGVLLLNTTLTVEEGQAASHAGKGWEVLTDAVIRHVAEGARPVVFMLWGSHAQAKRALIPSDRGHLVLLANHPSPLSAERPPRPFIGCGHFGQARAFRERLNVEG; translated from the coding sequence ATGCAAAACCAACCCTCCGGCCACGAGGCCACGCAACTGCACAGCGCCGACCCGGCAGACTGGCCGGTGGCGCCGCTCTGGCAGCCGCTGGTCGATGACTTCTTCGCCAGCGAGCGTGGCCAGGCGTTGCTGGCCTTCCTGCGTGCGCGGCTGGACGCCGGCGCGGTGATCTTCCCGCCGCAGCCGCTGCGCGCGCTGCAGCTCACGCCGCCAGGCGCCGTGCGCGTGGTCATCCTGGGGCAAGACCCCTACCACGGGCGCGGCCAGGCCGAGGGGCTGGCGTTTTCCGTCCAGCCGGGCGTGCGCATCCCGCCCTCGCTGCGCAACATCTTCAAGGAGCTGCAGCGCGACCTGGGCGTGCCGCCGCCGCCTTTTCCGGCGCCCGGCGGCAGTCTGGTCAAGTGGGCCAAAGGCGGCGTGCTGCTGCTCAACACCACGCTGACGGTGGAGGAAGGCCAGGCCGCCAGCCATGCCGGCAAGGGCTGGGAGGTGCTGACCGATGCCGTCATCCGCCACGTTGCCGAAGGCGCGCGGCCCGTGGTCTTCATGCTCTGGGGCAGCCACGCCCAGGCCAAGCGCGCGCTGATCCCGTCGGATCGCGGCCATCTGGTGCTGCTGGCCAACCACCCCTCGCCGCTGTCCGCCGAGCGCCCGCCCCGCCCCTTCATCGGCTGCGGCCACTTCGGCCAGGCGCGGGCGTTTCGGGAGAGGCTGAACGTCGAAGGTTGA
- a CDS encoding diguanylate cyclase codes for MLQTLRSPPPRVVRERWLLLLAWLALGVLLAGFLGLERRELEDGERRRLAHQAGIVHDNLARHLTAINSVLGRLVRDAGSAQAGGGRGLAVDNARLRAFSEALAGVRTLNVLDANGRVTASNRSELIGQEVSWRPYFQRAQATAELQTLVVSAPFKATLGGWYLILARIVPAPDGSFGGMVMATLDPEQFVTLLQSIRYAPDMQAGLIHGEGLRFLLVNEAGAAPAPSGPADAGPMVNLAQPGSLFMQHRSSGRAQSVLLGPIVASAGVPVLAALRTVQPPDLHMDVPLVVGVARQWDVLLAGWRTRAWVVAVAWLLGGAGVAALLLSVQRRRRDAALHAQELAHQHEALEARWRAVLEATSLGVWEWRKEDGGQIYFSPAWKRLLGYGDSEIEAAAFDWRTHLHPDERAHVLHELKQHLHGDTPLYDVTHRMRHRAGHWFWVTARGRVLERDAQGQALRFVGTYGDVAEHGEHRIRLDRLAENMLGVLYQYQLEPDGSSFFPYASAGMHSIYGLSPEQLRVDAAPVFALIHPDDLHALHASIAQSQRSLQDWHAEYRVRLPGGGERWMAGQARPQRLASGGTLWHGYIRDITEAKQQALQLQETERLLQHLMQEMPIGLAMVDGQGRFYFRNRRFAAYFGYDDGEMATLEQWWTAIYPEPAYRQQVQATWAQAVARAAQGGGDIEAREYRTRAKDGSERVMAIGGLVFGNHFLATFQDRTEQQVQSELLRRLAYMDGLTDVANRRHFDQTLEAEWRRCRRSHQPLALILLDIDHFKQFNDRYGHQAGDECLRRVAAALRSGLSRSHDLVARYGGEEFVCLLPESALAGAATRAEALRQAVQALGIEHAGSPAGVVTISAGVAALVPEADSSPAALLALADERLYRAKAQGRNRVVSALAADGAGQPDPAGQDGEL; via the coding sequence TTGCTGCAGACTTTGCGCTCACCCCCGCCACGCGTCGTGCGCGAGCGCTGGCTGCTGCTGCTGGCGTGGCTGGCGCTGGGCGTGCTGCTGGCCGGCTTCCTGGGGCTGGAGCGGCGTGAGCTGGAGGACGGCGAGCGCCGGCGCCTGGCGCACCAAGCCGGCATCGTCCATGACAACCTGGCGCGCCACCTCACGGCCATCAACAGCGTGCTGGGGCGGCTGGTGCGCGATGCAGGCAGCGCACAGGCGGGCGGCGGCAGGGGACTGGCGGTGGACAACGCCCGCCTGCGCGCCTTCAGCGAAGCGCTGGCCGGGGTGCGTACCCTCAACGTGCTGGACGCCAATGGCCGCGTCACCGCCTCCAACCGCAGCGAGCTGATCGGCCAGGAGGTCAGTTGGCGCCCTTACTTCCAGCGCGCGCAGGCGACCGCGGAGCTGCAAACGCTGGTCGTCAGCGCTCCGTTCAAGGCCACCCTGGGCGGCTGGTACCTGATCTTGGCGCGCATCGTGCCTGCGCCCGACGGCAGCTTTGGCGGCATGGTCATGGCCACGCTCGATCCGGAGCAGTTCGTGACGCTGCTGCAGTCCATTCGCTATGCACCGGACATGCAGGCCGGGCTCATCCACGGCGAAGGCCTGCGCTTTTTGCTGGTGAACGAAGCCGGCGCCGCGCCCGCGCCCTCAGGGCCTGCCGACGCCGGCCCGATGGTCAACCTGGCGCAGCCCGGCTCGCTGTTCATGCAGCACCGCAGCAGTGGGCGCGCGCAAAGCGTGCTGCTGGGCCCCATCGTGGCCAGTGCTGGCGTGCCGGTGCTGGCAGCGCTGCGCACGGTGCAGCCGCCCGACTTGCACATGGATGTGCCGCTGGTGGTGGGCGTGGCGCGGCAGTGGGACGTGCTGCTGGCCGGCTGGCGCACCAGGGCCTGGGTGGTGGCCGTTGCCTGGCTGCTGGGCGGGGCGGGCGTCGCCGCGCTGCTGCTGTCGGTGCAGCGGCGCCGGCGCGATGCCGCCTTGCACGCCCAGGAACTGGCGCACCAGCACGAGGCGCTGGAGGCGCGCTGGCGCGCCGTGCTGGAGGCCACCAGCCTTGGCGTGTGGGAGTGGCGCAAAGAGGACGGCGGGCAGATTTATTTCTCCCCGGCCTGGAAGCGCCTGTTGGGCTATGGCGACAGCGAGATCGAAGCCGCTGCCTTCGACTGGCGCACGCATCTGCACCCTGACGAGCGCGCCCATGTGCTGCACGAGCTCAAGCAGCACTTGCACGGCGACACCCCGCTGTACGACGTCACGCACCGCATGCGCCACCGCGCTGGCCACTGGTTTTGGGTCACGGCGCGCGGGCGGGTGCTCGAGCGCGATGCCCAGGGGCAGGCGCTGCGCTTTGTCGGCACTTATGGCGACGTGGCAGAGCACGGCGAGCACCGCATCCGGCTCGACCGGCTGGCCGAGAACATGCTGGGCGTGCTCTACCAGTACCAGCTCGAACCCGACGGCAGCAGCTTTTTTCCCTATGCCAGCGCCGGGATGCACAGCATCTATGGCCTCTCGCCCGAGCAGTTGCGCGTCGATGCGGCGCCGGTGTTTGCGCTCATCCACCCGGACGATCTGCACGCCCTGCACGCCTCCATCGCGCAGTCCCAGCGCAGCTTACAGGACTGGCACGCCGAGTACCGCGTGCGCCTGCCCGGCGGCGGCGAGCGCTGGATGGCCGGGCAGGCCCGGCCCCAGCGCCTGGCCAGCGGCGGCACGCTGTGGCATGGCTACATCCGCGACATCACCGAAGCCAAGCAGCAGGCGCTGCAGCTGCAGGAGACCGAGCGGCTGCTGCAGCACTTGATGCAGGAGATGCCCATCGGGCTGGCCATGGTGGATGGGCAAGGTCGGTTTTATTTTCGTAACCGGCGCTTTGCGGCGTATTTCGGCTATGACGATGGCGAGATGGCCACGCTCGAGCAGTGGTGGACTGCCATCTACCCGGAGCCGGCCTATCGCCAGCAAGTGCAGGCCACCTGGGCGCAGGCCGTGGCGCGCGCCGCGCAAGGCGGCGGCGACATCGAGGCGCGTGAATACCGCACCCGCGCCAAGGACGGCAGCGAGCGCGTCATGGCCATCGGCGGGCTGGTGTTCGGCAACCACTTCCTGGCCACGTTCCAAGATCGCACCGAGCAGCAGGTGCAAAGCGAGCTGCTGCGCCGCCTGGCCTACATGGACGGCCTGACGGATGTGGCCAATCGGCGCCACTTCGACCAGACGCTGGAGGCCGAGTGGCGCCGCTGCCGGCGCAGCCACCAGCCGCTGGCGCTGATCTTGCTCGACATCGACCACTTCAAGCAGTTCAACGACCGGTACGGCCACCAGGCCGGCGACGAGTGCCTGCGCCGGGTGGCGGCGGCGCTGCGCAGCGGGCTGTCGCGCTCGCACGACTTGGTGGCGCGCTATGGTGGCGAGGAGTTCGTCTGTCTGCTGCCTGAGTCGGCCCTGGCCGGCGCCGCCACGCGGGCCGAGGCGCTGCGCCAAGCGGTGCAGGCGCTGGGCATCGAGCACGCCGGCAGCCCGGCGGGCGTGGTCACCATCAGCGCCGGCGTGGCTGCCCTGGTGCCCGAGGCCGACAGCAGCCCCGCAGCCCTGCTGGCCCTGGCCGACGAGCGCCTGTACCGGGCCAAGGCGCAGGGGCGCAACCGGGTAGTCAGCGCGCTGGCTGCGGATGGCGCAGGCCAGCCAGACCCTGCAGGCCAGGACGGTGAACTATGA
- the trpC gene encoding indole-3-glycerol phosphate synthase TrpC, with protein sequence MSDILQKICDTKREEVAAAKKRLPLADMRRDAESRVLTRDFEGALRAKIAAGQAAVIAEIKRASPSKGVIREDFIPADIAQSYAQGDGRVSAACLSVLTDRQYFQGSGDYLKQARASCPLPVLRKDFMVDAYQIYESRALGADAILLIAGCLDDAQMADMEAIAHGLDMAVLVEVHDGAELERALRLKTPLIGINNRNLRTFEVSLDTTLALRREVPPERLLVAESGIATRADVQCLREAHVHAFLVGEAFMRAPEPGAALAQLFA encoded by the coding sequence ATGTCCGACATCCTGCAGAAAATCTGCGACACCAAGCGCGAGGAAGTCGCCGCCGCAAAGAAGCGCCTGCCCCTGGCCGACATGCGCCGCGACGCCGAAAGCCGCGTGCTCACGCGTGACTTCGAGGGCGCGCTGCGCGCCAAAATCGCTGCCGGCCAGGCCGCCGTGATTGCCGAGATCAAGCGCGCCAGCCCCAGCAAGGGGGTGATCCGCGAGGATTTCATCCCCGCCGACATCGCGCAAAGCTACGCCCAAGGCGATGGTCGCGTGAGCGCCGCCTGCCTGTCGGTGCTGACCGACCGCCAGTACTTCCAGGGCAGCGGCGACTATCTGAAGCAGGCGCGCGCCAGCTGCCCGCTGCCGGTGCTGCGCAAGGATTTCATGGTCGATGCCTACCAGATCTACGAGTCGCGTGCGCTCGGCGCCGATGCCATCCTCCTGATCGCCGGCTGCCTGGACGACGCGCAGATGGCCGACATGGAGGCCATCGCGCACGGCCTGGACATGGCGGTGCTGGTGGAAGTCCACGACGGCGCGGAACTCGAACGCGCGCTGCGCCTGAAGACGCCGCTCATCGGCATCAACAACCGCAACCTGCGCACCTTCGAGGTCAGCCTGGACACCACGCTGGCCCTGCGTCGCGAAGTGCCGCCAGAGCGCCTGCTGGTGGCCGAGTCCGGCATCGCCACGCGCGCTGATGTGCAGTGCCTGCGCGAGGCCCATGTCCACGCTTTTTTGGTGGGCGAGGCCTTTATGCGCGCGCCCGAGCCGGGTGCGGCGCTGGCACAACTGTTCGCCTGA
- the trpD gene encoding anthranilate phosphoribosyltransferase, whose amino-acid sequence MTPITPQEALQRTIEHREIFHDEMLHLMRLIMGGELSPVMAAAILTGLRVKKETIGEITAAAQVMREFSRKVHVQDATHLVDIVGTGGDGAGTFNISTCATFVIAAAGARVSKHGGRSVSSTSGSADAMEALGVNIMLSPEQVAACIREVGIGFMFAPNHHPAMKNVAPVRRELGVRTLFNILGPLTNPAGAPNILMGVFHEDLVGIQVRALQRLGAEHALVVYGRDGLDEISLGAGTLVGELKDGVVREYEIHPEDFGLRMAGTRSLRVDNPGQSRQLLLQVLEGASGPARDIVCLNAGAALYAAGVAPDIAAGLARAQAAIDSGAALAKLRELVAHTQALAPAAA is encoded by the coding sequence GAAGCCCTGCAGCGCACCATCGAGCACCGCGAGATCTTCCACGACGAGATGCTGCACCTGATGCGCCTGATCATGGGCGGCGAACTCTCGCCGGTCATGGCGGCGGCCATCCTCACCGGCCTGCGCGTCAAGAAGGAGACCATTGGCGAGATCACCGCCGCCGCCCAGGTCATGCGCGAGTTCTCGCGCAAGGTACATGTGCAGGATGCCACGCACCTGGTGGACATCGTGGGCACCGGCGGCGACGGTGCGGGCACCTTCAACATCTCCACCTGCGCCACCTTCGTGATCGCCGCCGCTGGCGCGCGCGTCAGCAAGCACGGCGGGCGCAGCGTCAGCAGCACCTCGGGCAGCGCCGACGCCATGGAGGCGCTGGGCGTGAACATCATGCTCAGCCCCGAACAGGTGGCCGCGTGCATCCGCGAGGTCGGCATCGGCTTCATGTTCGCGCCCAACCACCACCCGGCCATGAAGAACGTCGCCCCGGTGCGCCGCGAGCTGGGCGTGCGCACGCTGTTCAACATTCTGGGGCCGCTCACCAACCCGGCGGGCGCGCCCAACATCCTGATGGGCGTGTTTCACGAAGACCTGGTCGGCATCCAGGTGCGCGCGCTGCAGCGCCTGGGCGCCGAGCACGCGCTGGTGGTCTATGGCCGCGACGGCCTCGACGAGATCAGCCTGGGCGCGGGCACGCTGGTGGGCGAGTTGAAGGACGGCGTGGTGCGCGAGTACGAGATCCACCCCGAGGACTTCGGCCTGCGCATGGCCGGCACGCGGTCGCTGCGCGTGGACAACCCGGGACAGTCGCGCCAGCTGCTGCTGCAAGTGCTGGAGGGCGCCAGCGGCCCGGCGCGCGACATCGTCTGCCTGAACGCCGGCGCGGCGCTGTATGCCGCCGGCGTCGCGCCCGACATCGCTGCCGGCCTGGCGCGCGCCCAGGCGGCCATCGACAGCGGCGCGGCCCTGGCCAAGCTGCGCGAGCTGGTCGCCCACACCCAGGCCCTGGCCCCGGCGGCGGCATGA